In Pseudomonadota bacterium, one DNA window encodes the following:
- a CDS encoding pitrilysin family protein: protein MYRKTTLSNNLAVVTESIPYFSTVSLGIWWKTGGRYENEENNGISHFIEHMLFKGTSRRTAYDIAKEIDAIGGTLNAFTGKEYTCLYARVLKKDLDIALDIISDMYKHSLFKDDDVEREKDVIAQEIKMIEDSPEEYIYDMFNASYFKGNSLGMPILGKKENIGQFTREELIKHFQKYYSPHNIIITATGRIDHEAFVGKIEKLLQDLGEQGDHETFIKSPDPCKGMNIYEKDLEHIYLCIGTDGVSQIDKKRYSLYILNTIMGGSMSSHLFQEIREKRGLVYNVYSYVNCYHDTGTFGISTSTSQEFVEEVLTLIKEEIMRIRDKGITDAELAFSKKHIKGNLFISLESSETRMGRLAKNEIYFGGYIPLKETLREIDSIKKPQVDEIGRTIFNKPEEISLTILGNVDKEKIEKLWKS, encoded by the coding sequence ATGTATAGAAAAACTACCCTTTCTAATAACCTCGCAGTAGTTACCGAATCGATTCCTTACTTTTCTACAGTATCACTGGGGATATGGTGGAAAACAGGGGGTAGATATGAAAATGAAGAAAATAACGGCATTTCTCACTTCATAGAACATATGTTATTCAAGGGAACCTCAAGGCGAACTGCATATGATATAGCAAAAGAAATCGATGCTATAGGCGGTACACTCAATGCCTTCACCGGGAAAGAATATACCTGCCTCTATGCAAGGGTGCTCAAAAAGGACCTCGATATTGCTCTCGATATCATATCCGATATGTACAAACACTCACTTTTCAAAGATGATGATGTTGAAAGGGAAAAAGATGTGATCGCCCAGGAAATAAAAATGATCGAGGATAGTCCAGAAGAATATATATACGACATGTTTAATGCCTCTTATTTTAAAGGTAATTCCCTCGGCATGCCAATTCTTGGTAAAAAGGAAAATATAGGGCAGTTTACAAGGGAAGAGTTAATAAAACACTTTCAAAAATATTATTCTCCTCACAATATAATTATCACAGCAACAGGGAGAATAGACCACGAAGCCTTTGTCGGGAAGATTGAAAAATTATTACAGGACCTGGGAGAACAGGGTGACCATGAAACATTTATAAAAAGCCCGGACCCCTGCAAGGGTATGAACATTTACGAAAAAGACCTGGAACATATCTATTTATGCATAGGAACTGATGGTGTAAGTCAGATTGACAAAAAAAGGTATTCCCTTTACATACTCAATACTATTATGGGCGGGAGTATGAGCTCCCATTTGTTCCAGGAGATCAGAGAAAAAAGAGGGCTTGTGTACAACGTGTATTCCTATGTAAATTGCTATCATGATACAGGTACATTTGGTATATCAACATCTACATCCCAAGAATTTGTTGAAGAAGTCCTGACACTTATAAAAGAAGAGATTATGAGAATAAGGGATAAAGGAATCACTGATGCAGAGCTCGCCTTCTCAAAAAAACATATTAAAGGAAATCTCTTTATTTCCTTAGAAAGTTCAGAAACAAGGATGGGAAGGCTTGCAAAAAATGAGATATACTTTGGAGGTTATATCCCTTTAAAAGAAACATTAAGGGAAATAGACAGTATTAAAAAACCTCAGGTTGACGAAATAGGGAGAACAATTTTTAACAAACCTGAAGAAATATCACTTACAATACTTGGTAACGTAGATAAAGAAAAAATAGAAAAGCTATGGAAGAGTTAG
- the dut gene encoding dUTP diphosphatase yields the protein MEELEVHVSKKEGAHLPGYATKASSGMDLFALLDKPLILKPYERSLIPTGIYISIPDGYEAEIRPRSGIANEFGVTVLNTPGTIDADYRGEIKVLLINLGSEPFTVKNGDRIAQMIFKNIVKVNWKTVEELPETKRGKGGFGSTGL from the coding sequence ATGGAAGAGTTAGAAGTCCATGTTTCAAAAAAAGAAGGGGCCCACCTCCCGGGATATGCAACCAAAGCATCATCCGGAATGGACCTTTTTGCATTATTAGATAAACCTTTAATCCTGAAACCCTATGAAAGATCACTGATACCAACAGGTATATACATAAGTATTCCAGATGGATACGAGGCAGAAATAAGACCGAGGAGTGGGATAGCAAACGAATTTGGGGTAACAGTACTTAATACCCCGGGCACCATAGATGCAGACTACAGGGGTGAAATTAAGGTTCTCCTTATAAACCTTGGTAGCGAACCCTTTACTGTAAAAAACGGTGATAGAATCGCCCAGATGATCTTTAAAAACATTGTAAAGGTGAACTGGAAAACAGTCGAAGAGCTGCCTGAAACAAAAAGGGGTAAGGGTGGATTTGGCTCTACGGGTCTTTAG
- the xerD gene encoding site-specific tyrosine recombinase XerD, translated as MNLYHCLDNFISYLTAERGASPHTVDAYNRDIVAFIKFFEENSLHETDRKNVETYIGHLREKGKKTRSIVRAISALRSFFNFLLADGKISHNPLEDIEIPKYKSPIPEVLSEQEVVELLQLPTGSRTSIRDKTILELLYATGLRVSELIKLNKSDVNLEGGFLIASGKRSKERVVPFGTYSKEAIKSYLENEKPKGTYLFPNKRGGTLTRQAIWKIIRKYGLKMAKTHISPHTMRHTFATHLLEGGADLRSIQILLGHEDISTTQIYTHVDTKRLKEIHKKYHPRG; from the coding sequence ATGAATTTATACCATTGCCTTGATAACTTTATAAGTTATCTTACAGCAGAAAGGGGTGCATCGCCTCATACTGTGGATGCATATAACAGGGATATTGTTGCTTTTATAAAATTCTTCGAGGAAAATTCTCTCCATGAAACAGATAGAAAAAATGTTGAAACATATATAGGTCATTTAAGAGAAAAAGGTAAAAAAACAAGGAGTATCGTGAGGGCCATTTCGGCCCTTAGGAGTTTTTTTAACTTTCTCCTCGCTGATGGTAAAATATCTCACAATCCACTTGAAGATATTGAGATACCTAAGTATAAATCCCCAATCCCCGAAGTCCTGAGCGAACAGGAGGTAGTTGAACTGCTCCAGTTACCGACAGGGTCAAGGACATCTATAAGAGATAAAACGATACTCGAACTTTTATACGCAACGGGGTTAAGGGTATCCGAGCTTATCAAGTTGAACAAAAGCGATGTGAATCTGGAAGGCGGTTTTTTAATCGCATCAGGAAAAAGGTCTAAAGAAAGGGTTGTGCCCTTTGGAACATACTCTAAAGAGGCCATAAAATCGTACCTTGAAAATGAAAAGCCAAAAGGGACCTATTTATTTCCAAATAAAAGGGGGGGGACGCTCACAAGACAGGCTATATGGAAAATTATAAGGAAATACGGATTAAAAATGGCAAAAACCCATATTTCTCCCCATACCATGAGGCATACCTTTGCAACCCACCTTCTTGAAGGTGGAGCTGATTTACGTTCGATTCAAATTTTACTTGGCCATGAAGACATTTCGACAACTCAAATATATACACATGTGGATACCAAAAGACTCAAAGAAATCCATAAAAAATATCATCCAAGGGGCTAA